In the Gymnodinialimonas sp. 202GB13-11 genome, one interval contains:
- a CDS encoding glutamine synthetase family protein, translating to MAEVLSFEALKAQISSGAVDTVLVCMVDMQGRLMGKRFHAEAFLDIAEDETHCCNYLLATDLAMATPDGYASSSWERGYGDYVMRPDLSTLRPVPWLEGTAMVLCDVLDHHTHAPVPHAPREVLKRQIARAEAMGLSPIMATELEFFLFRGTHDEIADGGFQNLQPISHYNEDYHIFQTTKEEPVMRPIRNHLRAMGVPVEGTKGEAEAGQEELNIKYADALGCADHHTLAKHAVKEIAHEHGFAATFLPKLSADSVGSAAHIHQSLFKDGTNAFHDADRPLAKSALMDSYMAGLLKYAPEVTCFLAPYINSYKRFSKGTFAPTRIVWSVDNRTAAFRLVGDGTKGVRVECRIPGADMNPYLGLAAMLACGLAGIEEGLSLEEPFSGDAYETANTTHIPTTLRDARAALTGSAMLRAAMGDEVIDHYARAAEWEIEEFDRAVTDYEIKRGFEKA from the coding sequence ATGGCTGAAGTATTGTCCTTCGAGGCGCTGAAGGCGCAAATATCCTCGGGCGCGGTGGACACCGTTCTGGTCTGCATGGTCGACATGCAGGGCCGGTTGATGGGCAAACGGTTCCATGCCGAGGCGTTCCTCGACATCGCCGAGGATGAAACCCATTGCTGCAACTACCTTCTGGCCACCGACCTCGCCATGGCGACGCCAGACGGCTACGCATCTTCGTCGTGGGAAAGGGGGTACGGCGACTATGTGATGCGACCCGACCTTTCGACTTTGCGCCCTGTTCCGTGGCTCGAAGGCACCGCGATGGTTTTGTGCGATGTACTGGATCACCACACGCACGCCCCCGTCCCCCACGCCCCGCGCGAAGTGCTGAAGCGACAGATCGCGCGCGCCGAAGCGATGGGCCTGTCGCCAATCATGGCAACAGAGCTGGAATTCTTCTTGTTCCGCGGCACCCATGACGAGATTGCCGATGGCGGGTTCCAGAATCTGCAACCGATCAGCCACTACAATGAGGATTACCACATCTTCCAGACCACCAAGGAAGAGCCGGTGATGCGCCCGATCCGCAACCACCTGCGCGCCATGGGCGTGCCGGTCGAAGGCACGAAGGGAGAGGCCGAAGCCGGTCAGGAAGAGCTGAATATCAAATATGCCGACGCGCTTGGCTGTGCCGATCATCACACGCTGGCCAAGCACGCCGTCAAGGAAATCGCCCATGAACACGGCTTTGCGGCGACCTTCCTGCCGAAACTCAGCGCCGATAGCGTTGGCTCTGCTGCGCACATCCATCAATCGCTGTTCAAGGACGGCACGAACGCCTTCCACGATGCGGACAGGCCCTTGGCGAAGTCCGCGTTGATGGACAGCTACATGGCAGGCCTCCTCAAATACGCCCCCGAAGTGACCTGTTTCCTTGCCCCCTACATCAACAGCTACAAGCGCTTCTCCAAGGGCACATTTGCGCCCACGCGCATTGTCTGGTCCGTGGACAATCGCACCGCCGCCTTCCGGCTGGTGGGCGACGGCACGAAAGGCGTCCGCGTCGAATGCCGCATCCCCGGCGCCGACATGAACCCTTATCTGGGGCTGGCCGCGATGCTGGCCTGCGGCCTTGCCGGGATCGAAGAAGGGTTGTCGCTGGAAGAACCGTTCAGCGGCGACGCCTATGAGACCGCGAACACGACCCACATCCCCACAACCCTGCGCGACGCGCGCGCGGCGCTGACAGGCTCAGCCATGCTGCGTGCCGCGA